One genomic segment of [Pasteurella] aerogenes includes these proteins:
- the rsmH gene encoding ribosomal RNA small subunit methyltransferase H, protein MVMQNPFSSSGHITVLLNEAVDGLMLKENGIYIDGTFGRGGHSRLILSKLSDNGRLIAIDRDPQAIRVAQSIQDKRFHIEHNSFSAIPKICTQLNLVGKIDGILLDLGVSSPQLDDAERGFSFMKDGPLDMRMDTSQGISASEWLQQVSEQDLAWVLKTFGEERFAKRIAQAIVQYNKSAVQNGTEPLIRTLQLAELIAQSVPFKDKHKHPATRSFQAIRIYINTELEELERVLQGALSVLAPQGRLSIISFHSLEDRMVKHFMRKQSKGENLPKGLPLREDQIHKNQTLKVIGKAIMPTEEEMQANPRSRSAVLRVAEKI, encoded by the coding sequence ATGGTCATGCAAAATCCATTTTCTTCATCCGGGCATATTACTGTTTTGCTAAACGAAGCAGTGGATGGGTTAATGTTGAAAGAAAACGGGATTTATATTGACGGTACTTTCGGGCGAGGCGGGCATTCCCGTTTAATTTTATCAAAATTGTCCGACAATGGTCGCCTTATTGCCATTGATCGTGATCCCCAAGCCATTCGTGTCGCGCAATCTATCCAAGATAAACGCTTTCATATTGAACACAATAGTTTCTCCGCTATTCCGAAGATTTGTACTCAGCTTAATTTAGTTGGCAAAATTGATGGGATTTTGTTGGATCTCGGCGTGTCCTCGCCACAATTAGATGATGCCGAACGCGGCTTTAGTTTTATGAAAGACGGTCCCTTGGATATGCGTATGGATACCTCACAAGGAATTTCCGCGAGCGAATGGCTACAGCAGGTTTCCGAACAAGATTTAGCTTGGGTACTGAAAACCTTCGGCGAAGAACGTTTTGCCAAACGTATTGCGCAAGCGATTGTGCAATATAATAAAAGTGCGGTGCAAAATGGCACAGAACCACTAATACGTACGTTGCAATTAGCGGAGTTAATCGCTCAATCTGTTCCTTTTAAGGATAAGCATAAACATCCGGCAACCCGTAGTTTCCAAGCCATTCGTATTTATATTAATACAGAGTTAGAAGAACTTGAACGGGTTTTGCAAGGCGCCTTGAGTGTACTTGCACCGCAAGGGCGTTTGTCGATTATCAGTTTCCATTCTTTAGAAGATCGCATGGTGAAACATTTCATGCGCAAACAAAGCAAAGGAGAAAATTTACCGAAAGGGTTACCTTTGCGTGAAGATCAAATTCATAAAAATCAAACCTTGAAAGTGATTGGTAAAGCGATTATGCCGACAGAGGAAGAAATGCAAGCA
- the mraZ gene encoding protein MraZ: protein MFRGASAVNLDSKGRVAIPTRYRAEIMEKNQGNMVCTVDIRQPCLLLYPLDEWEIVEQKLLQLSNFDPQQRSLQRVMLGYATECELDSAGRILISGPLRQHAKLEKGLMLVGQLNKFEIWSEIEWQAQIEKDMALGASGQFALSEALNTLSL from the coding sequence ATGTTTCGCGGTGCATCAGCGGTCAATTTAGATTCAAAAGGGAGAGTTGCTATCCCGACTCGCTATCGTGCCGAGATAATGGAAAAAAATCAAGGCAACATGGTTTGCACTGTTGATATTCGCCAACCTTGCTTGTTACTTTATCCTTTGGATGAATGGGAAATTGTCGAGCAAAAATTATTACAGCTATCAAATTTTGATCCGCAACAACGCAGTTTACAACGGGTGATGTTGGGTTATGCCACCGAGTGTGAATTGGACAGTGCGGGACGTATTTTGATCAGCGGTCCATTGCGTCAGCACGCTAAGCTAGAAAAAGGGCTGATGTTGGTTGGACAATTGAATAAATTCGAGATCTGGAGCGAAATCGAATGGCAAGCTCAAATTGAAAAAGACATGGCGTTGGGTGCCAGCGGTCAATTTGCGTTGTCAGAAGCATTAAATACGCTGTCGTTATAA